The following proteins are encoded in a genomic region of Brachionichthys hirsutus isolate HB-005 chromosome 14, CSIRO-AGI_Bhir_v1, whole genome shotgun sequence:
- the f3a gene encoding coagulation factor IIIa isoform X1 — protein sequence MLPTSQAAFLLLLFDLCSRHVSGSYPQAKNVTWKSTNFKTILRWEPKPSADYSYTVEYSELSGDKQRNSHCIRSSVTWCDLSSSLTPFKSCYTADVLSEPPLGASSDLIEFPHTSSPRFCPYKDTDIGKPDFKLKVSEDKKKTILYVEDPLTALFEDGHQLNIRDIFSDQLQYRVTYRRNKSTGKKVYNSKSNVIELTDLDRGESYCFNVQAYLPSRSAGKQLGELSHTQCSKDDSKSIFDVYSVSVIAPAIFLILLLSGLIIAVAVICCKRRKKALKGGKEALPLRDV from the exons ATGTTGCCCACGAGCCAGGCagcgtttcttcttctcctgtttGATCTGTGTTCACGTCACGTCTCAG GCTCCTATCCTCAAGCTAAGAATGTGACCTGGAAATCAACAAACTTCAAAACCATTCTCCGTTGGGAGCCTAAACCATCAGCCGATTACTCCTACACGGTGGAGTACTCTGA GCTTTCTGGTGACAAACAGAGGAACTCTCACTGTATCCGCTCCTCGGTGACATGGTGCGATCTCTCCAGCTCTCTGACACCCTTTAAAAGCTGCTACACGGCTGATGTCCTGTCTGAACCGCCGCTTGGAGCTTCCTCTGACCTCATCGAGTTCCCCCACACCAGCTCGCCACGATTCTGCCCTTACAAAGACA CTGATATAGGCAAACCTGACTTCAAATTGAAAGTGAGTGAAGACAAAAAGAAGACCATCCTGTATGTGGAAGACCCCCTCACCGCGCTGTTTGAAGATGGGCATCAGCTGAACATCAGGGACATCTTCTCTGACCAGCTGCAGTACAGAGTCACCTATCGGAGGAATAAGAGCACGGGCAAG AAAGTGTACAACTCCAAGAGCAACGTGATCGAATTGACGGATCTCGATCGAGGAGAGAGTTACTGCTTCAACGTTCAGGCCTATCTTCCCAGCCGCAGCGCTGGCAAGCAGCTCGGAGAGCTGAGCCACACGCAGTGCTCCAAAGACGACAGCAAATCTATCTTTGACG TGTATTCCGTGAGTGTGATTGCTCCTgccatcttcctcatcctcctgctgAGCGGGCTGATCATCGCCGTCGCCGTGATCTGCTGCAAGCGTAGGAAGAAAGCTCTGAAAGGTGGAAAAGAGGCATTACCCCTCCGTGACGTGTAG
- the f3a gene encoding coagulation factor IIIa isoform X2: MLPTSQAAFLLLLFDLCSRHVSGSYPQAKNVTWKSTNFKTILRWEPKPSADYSYTVEYSELSGDKQRNSHCIRSSVTWCDLSSSLTPFKSCYTADVLSEPPLGASSDLIEFPHTSSPRFCPYKDTDIGKPDFKLKVSEDKKKTILYVEDPLTALFEDGHQLNIRDIFSDQLQYRVTYRRNKSTGKKVYNSKSNVIELTDLDRGESYCFNVQAYLPSRSAGKQLGELSHTQCSKDDSKSIFDGKIDNKTTFYITVILYITFYIILCVSFSLLKTFFHCY; the protein is encoded by the exons ATGTTGCCCACGAGCCAGGCagcgtttcttcttctcctgtttGATCTGTGTTCACGTCACGTCTCAG GCTCCTATCCTCAAGCTAAGAATGTGACCTGGAAATCAACAAACTTCAAAACCATTCTCCGTTGGGAGCCTAAACCATCAGCCGATTACTCCTACACGGTGGAGTACTCTGA GCTTTCTGGTGACAAACAGAGGAACTCTCACTGTATCCGCTCCTCGGTGACATGGTGCGATCTCTCCAGCTCTCTGACACCCTTTAAAAGCTGCTACACGGCTGATGTCCTGTCTGAACCGCCGCTTGGAGCTTCCTCTGACCTCATCGAGTTCCCCCACACCAGCTCGCCACGATTCTGCCCTTACAAAGACA CTGATATAGGCAAACCTGACTTCAAATTGAAAGTGAGTGAAGACAAAAAGAAGACCATCCTGTATGTGGAAGACCCCCTCACCGCGCTGTTTGAAGATGGGCATCAGCTGAACATCAGGGACATCTTCTCTGACCAGCTGCAGTACAGAGTCACCTATCGGAGGAATAAGAGCACGGGCAAG AAAGTGTACAACTCCAAGAGCAACGTGATCGAATTGACGGATCTCGATCGAGGAGAGAGTTACTGCTTCAACGTTCAGGCCTATCTTCCCAGCCGCAGCGCTGGCAAGCAGCTCGGAGAGCTGAGCCACACGCAGTGCTCCAAAGACGACAGCAAATCTATCTTTGACG gtaaaattgataataaaaccacattttatattacagtaatactgtatataactTTTTATATCatattgtgtgtgtctttttcgCTATTAAAAACGTTCTTCCATTGTTATTAa